In Rariglobus hedericola, the DNA window CTCCACGCCCTTTGCCTTCGACGCCCGCCCGGCAGCCCACGCCACCGGACCTCCCGCGGCTTTGATCTGCTCGAACAACGCCGCCTTGTCGCCCAGATAGGGCGCGAGCAACACGATCGCATCCACGTAGCCCGCCGCATCGCGTTCGTTCAGCAACGCACCGAGACCGCCGAGCGAGACGCCCACCACCACGATCCGCCGGTAACCCCGTGCCCGCGCCGGCTCCCACACATCGGCGCGCAGCCGGTCGATCACGGTCCGGTTATAATAATAGCCGAGATGGGCATCCACCGTGAGCGTGTCGGCCGCGATGCCCGCCTCGCGCAACGCAGCAATAAAACCATGGCGGTTAAAATCATCCATCGACCCTCCGCGCCCCGGCAGAAACACCACCAACGTAGAGGAACGCCCCGACGGTGAAAACTGAGTCGCCTGAGTAGGAATCGGCACCGGCGTGTTGCGCAGAAAGACCGCGCATCCCGTCAGCGCGAGCACTGCAGCGGCCATCAATCCCCACGCCCCAATCTTCCCCGATGATTGAAACACAATCAGAACAGCGGGGCATGGACGCGACAACATGCTCTCGGATTATCTCCGGATTCGCCTAGGTCAACGCACCCTAGACCCAACTCGTCGCGTGGGCAGCCATGCGCGCAAAGAACTGAGTCGGCCAAATGTTAACATGTTTCGGCCCGATCCCATTTTCTGAACCCAAACTATTTCTTAAACGCCACCCAAAAGTAGATAAGGGGAAGGCC includes these proteins:
- a CDS encoding alpha/beta hydrolase; protein product: MLSRPCPAVLIVFQSSGKIGAWGLMAAAVLALTGCAVFLRNTPVPIPTQATQFSPSGRSSTLVVFLPGRGGSMDDFNRHGFIAALREAGIAADTLTVDAHLGYYYNRTVIDRLRADVWEPARARGYRRIVVVGVSLGGLGALLNERDAAGYVDAIVLLAPYLGDKAALFEQIKAAGGPVAWAAGRASKAKGVEEEIWTFLGNRSAALPPTWLLYGREDSLAPGHRMLATLLPPGRVTAVEGNHDWKTWLSLWRRVCVESDLFAAERAGRATETGGGN